From the Flavimarina sp. Hel_I_48 genome, one window contains:
- a CDS encoding DEAD/DEAH box helicase — protein sequence MTFKDLGLIDPILKALADKGYTHPTPIQEQAIPVLLQNKDLLGSAQTGTGKTAAFTIPILQNIYNKIGSGSGGRKIKALIITPTRELAIQIDDNITEYAKYTGIKNTVIFGGVKQGSQVKALRNGVDILTATPGRLLDLINQKYVNLKDLDFFVLDEADQMLDMGFIHDIKKIIKIIPKERQSLFFSATMPRAIVDLSRKILGDFETVSIAPKQTTAERVDQAVYFVSKKSKPKLLKHLINTENPDTTLVFSRTKHGANKIVKILDKAGISSAAIHGNKSQTARQKALSAFKDGETKVLVATDIAARGIDVSQLSLVVQYDLPNVPETYVHRIGRTGRAKASGTALAFCDTDERPYLKDIEKLIKQKIDVVEEHPFLVDGPDDEDTEEKRPQNSRNRSNRPKNNGGNSTSNRRNSSNRTKTAGNPNKRFSSSRKSSNNSGNR from the coding sequence TTAAAGACCTGGGTCTTATAGACCCTATCCTAAAAGCACTCGCTGACAAAGGATACACCCACCCCACCCCCATTCAAGAACAGGCAATTCCAGTTTTACTGCAGAATAAGGATCTTCTGGGCAGCGCACAGACCGGTACCGGAAAAACCGCTGCTTTTACCATACCCATTTTGCAAAATATCTACAATAAAATAGGATCAGGTAGCGGTGGGCGCAAGATAAAAGCGCTTATCATAACCCCTACAAGGGAGCTTGCAATACAAATTGATGACAACATAACCGAATATGCCAAATACACCGGCATTAAAAATACGGTGATCTTTGGAGGTGTAAAACAAGGATCTCAGGTAAAAGCATTGCGTAACGGGGTAGACATTCTTACTGCCACACCGGGACGCTTACTGGACCTTATCAATCAGAAATATGTAAATCTTAAGGATCTTGATTTTTTTGTACTTGACGAAGCTGACCAGATGCTGGATATGGGCTTTATTCACGACATCAAAAAAATCATAAAAATTATTCCGAAGGAGCGTCAATCCCTGTTCTTTTCGGCTACGATGCCCAGGGCAATCGTAGATCTTTCCAGAAAAATACTCGGTGATTTTGAAACGGTTAGCATCGCACCTAAACAGACCACGGCAGAGCGTGTGGATCAGGCGGTTTATTTTGTGAGTAAAAAGAGCAAACCAAAATTACTCAAACACCTCATCAATACAGAAAACCCAGATACTACTTTAGTATTCTCAAGAACCAAGCACGGCGCTAATAAAATCGTTAAGATTTTGGACAAGGCAGGGATCAGTTCTGCCGCCATACATGGAAATAAATCACAAACTGCACGCCAGAAGGCTCTCAGCGCTTTTAAAGACGGTGAGACCAAAGTACTCGTAGCTACAGATATTGCAGCTCGCGGTATTGATGTTTCCCAACTTTCGCTGGTCGTACAATATGACCTTCCCAATGTTCCAGAAACTTATGTGCACCGCATAGGAAGGACTGGACGGGCAAAAGCCAGCGGTACCGCACTTGCTTTTTGCGATACAGATGAGCGCCCTTATTTGAAGGATATTGAAAAACTGATCAAACAAAAAATAGATGTTGTAGAAGAGCATCCTTTTCTTGTAGATGGGCCAGATGACGAAGATACAGAAGAAAAAAGGCCTCAAAACTCCAGAAATAGGTCAAATAGACCTAAAAATAACGGTGGAAACAGTACTTCTAACAGGAGAAACAGCAGCAACCGTACAAAAACCGCCGGTAACCCGAACAAGCGTTTTAGCAGTTCCCGAAAATCATCAAACAATAGCGGTAATCGCTAA
- a CDS encoding S41 family peptidase has protein sequence MYKFYLALLFFSGIQASFSQINTIDTRLMHSPAMGTDHIAFIYANDLWVAGQDGENPKRLTVDNGIESNPVFSPDGKTIAFSAEYEGNTDVYTVSVAGGVPKRLTYHPYPDLVRGFSSDGQKVLFLSQREVYTNRIAKLYTVDLMGGHINALDIPQAFWASYSPNGDFMAYTPLSDRFTQWKHYRGGTASRIWIYDFKNHEVQEIPKPAEGSNDAQPQWMGDHIYFKSDRNGEFNIYSYEPTSKKVAQLTDFKDFPVLNLSARNGRILFEQNGYLHSLLPETGQSTKLTIGIAADLLELRPRFVSNPDYVRSTGLSPTGARAVIDYRGDIVTLPAEKGDPDNRTQTPGSHETFPSWSPDSKHIAYFSDASGEYELHIKDQNSTEVARAVKLDGTGFYAYLDWSPDSEKITFVDNGRNLWVVDVKSGKNTKIAQDILYTPGVYRNLFGSWSADSDWIAYTIITETNYEQAYLYSLSENKSHVISDALANVSEPTFDPSGKYLYLTASTDAGPVVNWFDQSNQDMRTSNSLYLVTLQKEVESPFAKENDVEKIENDDEEDENDKKDEKSAPKALKIDWDGIRNRIVAVSVPPGNYSKLAVPLEGKLYYVSQSDTDGKGMLNRYDLAEQKNEELFETADYVISANGEKMLYRTENNWFISETGKKAENEPLNLDGVEIKIDPKQEWSNIFNEAWRVNRDYFYDPGMHGVDWEAMHKKYSVFLKEVPTKDDLYRMMGWMFSELAVGHHRFDYNGDAFQEPKSVPGGLLGADYTMENNRYKIKKIYGGLNWNPDLRAPLTEPGVDVKEGDYIIEINGKQITTADNLYLFFENTAGKLTFLTVSANANGSNSRTVQVTPTPSERALRNRDWVEGNIKKVDEATNGQVAYVYVPNTAEDGHEYFKRYFYPQATKKAIIVDERFNGGGQLADYVIDLLKKPKQANWNFRYGKDLKSPSASIQGPKVMLIDETAGSGGDYLPWMFRKFEIGTLVGKRTWGGLVGVLGYPEFIDGGMVTAPNIAFYTEDGFRVENEGVPPDVEVEQLPKSVIDGHDPQLEKAIEIALKELRENPPKDTSTPDYPNKTGNN, from the coding sequence ATGTATAAATTTTACCTCGCCCTACTCTTTTTTAGCGGCATTCAGGCAAGTTTTAGCCAAATCAACACCATAGATACACGCTTGATGCATTCGCCGGCAATGGGAACAGATCATATTGCTTTCATTTATGCAAACGATCTTTGGGTTGCAGGTCAAGATGGGGAAAATCCCAAAAGATTGACGGTGGACAATGGGATAGAGTCCAATCCTGTATTTTCGCCAGACGGTAAAACAATCGCTTTTAGTGCAGAATATGAGGGCAATACTGATGTCTATACGGTTTCGGTAGCTGGAGGGGTTCCCAAGCGACTCACATATCATCCATACCCTGATTTGGTACGTGGGTTTTCATCCGATGGACAAAAGGTGCTCTTTTTGTCCCAGCGGGAAGTTTATACGAACAGAATAGCTAAATTATATACCGTAGACCTGATGGGAGGTCATATTAATGCGCTTGATATTCCCCAGGCCTTCTGGGCTTCCTATTCACCCAATGGTGATTTTATGGCCTACACTCCTCTTTCCGATAGGTTTACCCAATGGAAACATTACCGGGGCGGTACTGCCAGTAGAATATGGATCTATGATTTTAAAAATCACGAGGTGCAGGAAATCCCGAAACCAGCAGAGGGTAGCAATGACGCCCAACCGCAATGGATGGGAGATCATATTTACTTTAAAAGTGATCGCAATGGGGAATTCAATATTTATAGCTATGAACCAACTTCTAAAAAAGTAGCCCAATTAACCGATTTTAAGGATTTTCCGGTACTTAATCTTTCTGCTAGGAATGGGCGCATTCTATTTGAACAGAATGGATATTTACATTCTTTATTACCCGAAACAGGACAAAGTACAAAACTCACTATAGGGATCGCGGCAGACCTGCTCGAACTGCGACCACGGTTTGTAAGCAATCCTGATTATGTACGCAGTACAGGTCTCTCACCTACCGGTGCCCGTGCAGTGATCGATTACCGAGGTGATATCGTAACCTTGCCCGCTGAAAAAGGGGATCCTGATAACCGCACCCAGACCCCTGGTTCACATGAAACATTTCCCTCATGGTCTCCAGACTCCAAACATATCGCCTATTTTTCTGATGCCAGCGGTGAGTATGAACTGCATATTAAAGATCAAAACAGTACAGAAGTGGCGCGAGCTGTCAAACTTGATGGCACCGGCTTTTATGCGTACCTCGACTGGTCTCCAGATAGTGAGAAAATCACATTCGTAGATAACGGTAGGAATCTGTGGGTCGTAGATGTTAAGAGTGGCAAGAACACTAAAATAGCACAGGATATTCTTTATACCCCAGGCGTTTACCGCAATCTATTCGGTAGTTGGTCTGCAGATTCTGACTGGATCGCCTATACCATAATAACCGAAACTAATTATGAGCAAGCCTATCTGTATTCCCTTTCTGAAAATAAATCGCACGTCATCTCTGATGCTCTTGCGAACGTTTCAGAACCTACTTTTGATCCCAGCGGAAAGTACTTATATCTTACCGCTTCAACAGATGCCGGCCCAGTGGTCAACTGGTTTGACCAGTCCAATCAGGACATGCGCACAAGCAATTCGCTTTATTTGGTCACGCTTCAGAAAGAAGTAGAATCTCCCTTTGCCAAGGAGAATGATGTAGAAAAAATAGAAAATGACGATGAGGAAGATGAAAATGACAAAAAAGACGAAAAATCGGCCCCAAAGGCATTAAAAATCGATTGGGATGGCATTCGAAACCGTATTGTGGCCGTTTCAGTTCCCCCGGGCAATTATTCTAAACTAGCCGTTCCCCTGGAAGGGAAACTCTATTATGTTTCTCAAAGCGATACAGATGGTAAGGGTATGCTTAATCGGTATGATCTGGCAGAGCAGAAAAATGAAGAACTCTTTGAAACCGCGGATTATGTAATTTCCGCTAACGGTGAAAAAATGCTTTATCGGACTGAAAATAATTGGTTTATATCTGAAACGGGTAAAAAAGCTGAAAACGAACCCCTCAATTTAGATGGCGTTGAAATCAAGATTGATCCCAAACAGGAATGGTCTAATATTTTTAATGAAGCCTGGCGTGTAAACCGTGATTATTTTTATGATCCGGGAATGCATGGGGTAGACTGGGAGGCCATGCATAAAAAATACAGTGTTTTTCTTAAAGAAGTACCTACTAAAGATGATCTCTATCGTATGATGGGATGGATGTTTAGTGAGCTCGCCGTGGGGCATCACCGCTTTGACTATAATGGCGATGCGTTTCAGGAACCAAAAAGCGTTCCTGGTGGCCTGCTGGGTGCAGATTATACAATGGAAAACAACCGTTATAAAATTAAAAAAATCTATGGTGGACTCAATTGGAATCCAGACTTGCGTGCTCCCCTGACAGAACCGGGAGTAGATGTGAAAGAAGGTGACTACATTATAGAGATTAATGGCAAACAGATTACCACAGCAGATAACCTGTATCTATTTTTTGAAAATACGGCCGGTAAACTTACCTTTCTAACTGTCAGTGCAAATGCAAATGGAAGCAATAGCCGTACGGTACAGGTCACACCTACCCCCAGTGAAAGGGCTCTGCGCAATAGGGACTGGGTCGAGGGTAACATCAAAAAAGTTGACGAAGCCACAAACGGCCAGGTAGCTTATGTATATGTTCCCAATACTGCCGAAGATGGTCATGAATACTTTAAACGCTATTTCTATCCACAGGCCACGAAGAAAGCCATTATCGTTGATGAACGCTTTAACGGTGGTGGGCAACTCGCCGATTATGTGATAGACTTATTGAAAAAGCCCAAGCAAGCCAACTGGAATTTTAGATATGGTAAAGATTTAAAATCGCCAAGCGCATCAATTCAGGGACCAAAAGTCATGCTTATTGATGAAACTGCAGGTTCTGGCGGCGATTATTTACCCTGGATGTTCAGAAAGTTTGAAATAGGCACCCTTGTGGGCAAGCGAACCTGGGGCGGACTGGTAGGTGTACTGGGCTATCCTGAATTTATTGATGGAGGTATGGTTACTGCACCTAATATCGCATTTTATACCGAAGATGGTTTTAGAGTAGAGAATGAAGGAGTACCACCGGATGTAGAAGTAGAGCAACTTCCTAAGTCTGTAATAGATGGTCATGATCCCCAGTTAGAAAAAGCCATAGAAATTGCATTAAAAGAATTACGTGAAAACCCACCCAAAGATACGAGCACTCCTGATTACCCTAACAAAACAGGTAATAACTAG
- a CDS encoding glycogen synthase, producing the protein MQNFLFVAAENDALADCKAGGMADVVRDVPRQIAANGDQVHVVVPSYGRLHQKGKFLTTLNFHLKNEIYSAELYEVSPKKEFKNITHYVIHHPEITAGSIAHIYHHDAVEPYYNDSIKFFIFCTAVAQAIAQGAFGKLNVAHLHDWHTTTLLFLRDYNPGFAGLKNIKFVYSIHNLSIQGIRPFNDNYASLVNFFPSLHFDYDKLRDPRFHDCINLMAIGIRLADAVHTVSPSYKEDILQPSDPPEFIGGEHLEGDLQQAEKEGRLFGILNGVNYKNFREAERNRLFPNVVRAIFKWLQQESKKYKSDFLAHTGEKIVPFLDKAPGFTCASVARLTDQKFYFFKRSPEFLVEILTRLKKVNGVFILLGTGVPEYEEMMRELSYKYENFIFINGQSEDVIDSIYMETDLYFMPSQFEPCGISQMLAMRNGTPCFVHNTGGLKDTVEHGKTGFVFDGESYGSKIMNMLTVLEEILDLYKNDPKEWSKIEKNASKARFSWEKSIKKYYTYLYS; encoded by the coding sequence ATGCAAAATTTTTTATTTGTTGCTGCAGAAAATGATGCTTTGGCAGATTGCAAAGCTGGCGGTATGGCAGATGTGGTACGTGATGTACCACGCCAGATTGCCGCTAACGGAGATCAGGTTCATGTGGTAGTTCCCTCTTATGGCAGATTGCATCAAAAAGGCAAATTCCTGACCACATTAAATTTTCATCTAAAAAACGAGATTTATTCCGCAGAACTCTACGAAGTATCCCCAAAGAAAGAATTCAAAAACATCACACATTATGTGATCCATCACCCGGAGATCACGGCCGGTAGCATCGCTCATATTTATCATCATGATGCCGTTGAGCCTTATTACAATGATTCCATAAAGTTTTTTATTTTCTGTACGGCAGTTGCACAGGCCATCGCTCAAGGCGCATTTGGTAAATTGAATGTTGCACACCTTCATGACTGGCATACCACCACACTTTTGTTTTTGCGCGATTATAACCCCGGTTTTGCTGGTTTAAAGAATATAAAATTTGTTTATAGCATTCATAATTTGTCCATACAGGGCATTCGTCCCTTCAATGATAATTATGCGTCACTTGTAAATTTTTTCCCTTCGCTTCATTTTGACTATGATAAGTTGAGGGATCCCAGATTTCATGATTGCATAAATCTAATGGCTATAGGTATACGGCTGGCAGACGCGGTTCATACCGTGAGCCCTTCGTACAAGGAAGATATACTACAGCCCAGCGATCCACCAGAATTTATAGGTGGTGAGCATCTTGAAGGTGATTTGCAGCAGGCAGAAAAGGAGGGTAGGCTCTTCGGAATTCTTAACGGTGTCAATTATAAGAACTTTAGGGAAGCAGAACGAAACCGTTTATTTCCCAATGTGGTCAGGGCGATTTTTAAATGGTTGCAACAAGAGTCCAAGAAATACAAATCTGACTTTTTAGCGCATACTGGAGAAAAAATAGTTCCATTTCTTGATAAGGCTCCGGGTTTTACATGCGCTAGCGTTGCCCGACTCACAGATCAAAAATTCTACTTTTTTAAGCGTTCCCCGGAATTTTTGGTGGAGATACTTACGCGACTTAAAAAGGTGAATGGAGTTTTCATTCTCTTGGGAACCGGTGTTCCTGAATATGAAGAAATGATGCGTGAATTAAGTTATAAGTATGAAAACTTTATCTTCATCAATGGTCAGTCTGAAGATGTGATAGATTCCATTTATATGGAAACAGACCTGTATTTTATGCCCAGTCAATTTGAACCTTGTGGAATAAGCCAGATGCTAGCCATGCGCAACGGGACCCCTTGTTTTGTGCACAATACTGGCGGACTAAAAGATACGGTTGAACATGGTAAAACCGGTTTCGTTTTTGATGGTGAGAGCTACGGTTCAAAAATAATGAACATGCTCACCGTTCTTGAAGAGATTTTAGATCTCTATAAAAATGACCCTAAAGAATGGTCAAAAATCGAGAAAAATGCCTCAAAAGCCCGTTTTAGCTGGGAAAAGTCCATAAAAAAATACTATACGTATCTTTATAGTTAG
- a CDS encoding peptidoglycan DD-metalloendopeptidase family protein has protein sequence MSIDRTPQELLLKNLTQSFVPLLDARYNIESYCHLDLSINNKELSTVDVGCSAELGRYVNSKLLEQGSKIGYGGYNERRDIYSRSVYFNKDNSDNQRNIHLGIDLWCGAGTPVLAAYPGKVHSFKDNKNHGDYGPCIILQHEVKGVNFYTLYGHLSRKSLNTIKVGQQFSAGDIIAHLGESMENGDYAPHLHFQIIMDMENYSGDYPGVSSAQNVRHFLTNCPDPNLLIKIY, from the coding sequence ATGAGCATAGATAGAACACCGCAGGAATTACTTTTAAAAAACCTTACACAATCCTTCGTTCCCCTGCTGGATGCGCGTTATAATATAGAAAGCTATTGTCATTTAGACCTTTCGATAAATAATAAAGAATTAAGTACCGTTGATGTAGGCTGTTCAGCAGAACTGGGACGCTACGTAAACAGTAAACTTTTAGAGCAGGGGTCAAAAATTGGCTACGGCGGTTACAACGAGCGCCGGGATATTTATAGCCGTAGCGTTTATTTTAATAAGGACAATAGCGATAACCAGCGAAACATCCATCTGGGGATTGATTTATGGTGTGGGGCCGGCACACCGGTGCTGGCAGCTTATCCAGGAAAAGTCCACAGTTTTAAGGACAATAAAAACCACGGGGATTACGGCCCATGTATAATTCTGCAACATGAAGTAAAGGGTGTGAACTTTTACACGCTTTATGGCCATTTATCACGCAAATCGCTTAATACCATAAAAGTTGGCCAGCAATTTAGTGCTGGGGATATAATTGCTCATCTGGGCGAATCTATGGAAAACGGAGATTATGCTCCACACCTGCATTTTCAGATTATAATGGATATGGAAAATTACAGTGGGGATTATCCCGGGGTAAGCAGTGCGCAAAACGTGAGACATTTTCTAACCAACTGTCCAGACCCCAATTTGCTGATTAAGATTTATTAG
- a CDS encoding RNA polymerase sigma factor — MQLSEILERCKHNDRRAQLQLYRKYSEGMYYVAFRFLKNSYEAEDAMQEGFVKAFAKMHQFTGEVTFGAWLKRIVINQSIDMLKAKKLELVAINEQVMGTVEEFDDWSVSDGISIDQVKDAIEDLPERYRFAVMLFLMEGYDHQEISEILDITEVASRTLVHRGKKKLQEKLKPYYHGTGY, encoded by the coding sequence TTGCAGTTATCAGAAATTCTAGAACGATGCAAGCATAACGATCGCCGTGCGCAGTTACAGCTCTACCGCAAGTATAGCGAGGGCATGTATTATGTGGCATTTCGCTTTCTGAAAAACTCGTACGAGGCAGAGGATGCTATGCAGGAAGGCTTTGTAAAAGCATTTGCAAAGATGCACCAGTTCACTGGGGAAGTCACCTTTGGCGCCTGGCTTAAGCGTATTGTCATCAATCAAAGTATTGATATGCTAAAAGCCAAAAAGCTGGAACTCGTTGCGATCAATGAGCAGGTGATGGGCACGGTGGAGGAGTTTGACGATTGGTCTGTGAGCGATGGTATTTCCATTGATCAGGTCAAGGATGCTATTGAAGATTTACCAGAACGTTACCGTTTTGCGGTGATGCTCTTTTTAATGGAAGGATATGATCATCAGGAAATTTCAGAAATACTGGATATCACAGAAGTCGCCTCCAGAACACTGGTTCATCGTGGCAAAAAAAAATTACAGGAAAAATTAAAACCATATTACCATGGCACAGGATATTAG
- a CDS encoding FKBP-type peptidyl-prolyl cis-trans isomerase produces MNSKKVILSLVLATMALISCNKDDDNNGPAPVPDRDREEVKAESDSTITAYLETHYYNYEEFDNPSEDFDYKIRFGELKGENADKKSLLEDVTVQEINFADVNYKLYTLVVREGEGKQATYADSVYMNYNGRLFNDERFDGSVTPLWFNLPGVITSNGITGTVPGFANGVNSFKGASSVSLNTDGTLKFSNDYGIGAVFIPAGLAYFSGSQGSIPAYSSLIFTMEIFDVIENTDNDRDGVPNIVEDINKNKILRDDDTDSNGTPNYLDIDDDGDGIPTREEIIINADGSIEYLDTDGDGIPDYLDADS; encoded by the coding sequence ATGAATAGCAAAAAAGTAATACTGAGCCTTGTTCTGGCTACAATGGCCTTGATTTCTTGTAACAAAGACGATGATAATAATGGTCCCGCGCCGGTACCAGATCGCGATAGGGAAGAGGTAAAAGCTGAAAGTGATTCTACTATCACGGCATACTTAGAGACACATTATTACAATTACGAGGAGTTTGATAATCCTTCAGAAGATTTTGATTATAAGATAAGGTTTGGTGAGCTTAAAGGCGAGAATGCTGATAAGAAATCACTTCTTGAAGATGTTACCGTACAGGAGATCAATTTTGCTGATGTAAACTATAAGCTTTATACACTGGTCGTTCGCGAAGGCGAGGGAAAGCAGGCGACGTATGCAGATTCGGTATATATGAACTATAATGGGCGTTTATTCAATGATGAACGTTTTGACGGTTCTGTAACGCCATTATGGTTTAATTTGCCGGGTGTAATTACAAGCAATGGTATTACAGGTACGGTTCCAGGATTTGCAAACGGCGTTAATTCTTTTAAAGGTGCTTCTTCTGTTAGTTTAAATACGGATGGTACGTTGAAATTCAGTAATGATTATGGTATTGGCGCTGTCTTTATCCCTGCCGGCCTTGCTTATTTTAGTGGATCCCAAGGTTCGATCCCTGCTTACTCCAGTCTGATATTTACCATGGAAATTTTTGATGTTATCGAAAATACCGATAATGATAGGGATGGAGTACCTAATATCGTAGAGGATATCAATAAGAATAAAATATTGCGCGATGATGATACAGATAGTAATGGAACGCCCAACTATCTTGATATTGACGATGACGGCGATGGAATTCCAACGCGTGAAGAGATCATTATCAATGCTGACGGTTCTATTGAATATCTAGATACTGACGGAGACGGTATTCCAGATTATCTAGATGCAGATTCTTAA
- a CDS encoding RNA-binding S4 domain-containing protein, which yields MRVDKYLWHIRYFKTRSVATKACNKGQVKIDDVAVKASRDVFPSDIIQVRKNQIDYKVEVLDLPPSRVGAKLVGLYCMDITPKENLEKLDLLNYSQDYYRKRGTGRPTKKDRRDLEDFKDDVDDSIDDI from the coding sequence ATGCGCGTTGACAAATATTTATGGCACATTCGCTATTTCAAAACCCGCTCTGTGGCGACCAAGGCCTGTAACAAAGGACAGGTCAAAATAGATGATGTTGCAGTTAAAGCATCCCGGGATGTTTTTCCTTCAGATATTATACAGGTGCGCAAAAACCAGATAGATTATAAAGTAGAAGTGCTTGACCTTCCACCCAGTCGCGTAGGAGCTAAGCTGGTAGGTTTATACTGTATGGATATAACGCCTAAAGAAAATCTTGAAAAGCTGGACCTGTTAAATTATTCTCAGGATTATTACCGAAAAAGAGGCACGGGAAGGCCTACAAAGAAGGATCGTCGTGATCTTGAAGATTTTAAGGATGATGTTGACGATTCAATAGATGATATTTGA
- a CDS encoding methyltransferase — MIFDKDYWNLRYTEGKTGWDLGVPSPPLKEYVDQLKNKNLHILIPGAGNGHEAIYLKKQGFHNVTVIDLSGIALENIAKKYPDFPEKRLLLGDFFNHMGTYDLILEQTFFCALDPGLREDYALKMKSLLKPGGKLAGVLFDFEKMGNEPPFGGSSSEYRRLFETHFNIKTLQCCHNSVKPRKGNELFFIFENPQ, encoded by the coding sequence ATGATATTTGATAAGGACTACTGGAACCTGCGGTATACCGAAGGAAAAACGGGTTGGGATCTGGGCGTGCCATCTCCGCCATTGAAAGAGTACGTAGATCAATTAAAAAATAAAAATCTCCATATTCTTATTCCCGGAGCCGGTAATGGCCATGAAGCTATTTACCTGAAGAAACAGGGATTTCATAACGTAACGGTTATTGATCTCTCTGGAATTGCATTAGAAAATATAGCCAAAAAATATCCTGATTTTCCCGAAAAAAGACTCTTATTAGGCGATTTTTTCAATCATATGGGCACTTATGATTTAATCCTGGAACAAACTTTTTTCTGTGCATTAGATCCAGGACTTCGGGAAGATTACGCCCTTAAAATGAAAAGTCTTTTAAAACCCGGCGGAAAGTTGGCTGGCGTCCTGTTTGATTTTGAGAAGATGGGGAATGAACCACCCTTTGGCGGTAGCAGCAGCGAGTACAGGAGGCTATTTGAAACCCATTTTAATATAAAAACCTTGCAATGTTGCCACAATTCGGTAAAACCAAGAAAGGGAAACGAACTCTTTTTTATCTTTGAAAACCCACAATAG
- a CDS encoding phosphoribosyltransferase family protein, whose protein sequence is MQTILSHEDIQNKIRRIAHQIYEANVNEPEIILAGISKNGFVIAQRLKVIIEKIAGNECRLCEVTMDKNAPLGTVKASLDADVYKDKSVVLIDDVLNSGTTLIYGVKYFLDVPLKKFKTAVLVNRNHKKYPVKADFKGISLSTSLNERVKVRFSPENDLAFLE, encoded by the coding sequence ATGCAGACCATACTTAGCCACGAGGACATCCAAAATAAAATAAGGAGAATTGCACATCAGATTTACGAAGCCAATGTAAACGAGCCAGAGATCATTCTCGCCGGGATATCAAAAAATGGATTTGTGATCGCACAACGTTTAAAAGTGATTATCGAAAAAATAGCCGGTAATGAATGCCGGCTCTGCGAGGTCACCATGGATAAAAACGCTCCTCTAGGAACAGTCAAAGCTTCATTAGACGCTGATGTGTATAAAGATAAATCTGTTGTATTGATAGATGATGTACTAAACTCTGGCACTACGCTGATTTATGGCGTAAAATATTTTCTTGATGTCCCGTTGAAGAAATTTAAAACTGCCGTTCTCGTAAACCGAAACCACAAAAAATATCCTGTCAAGGCAGATTTTAAAGGTATTTCATTAAGTACGTCATTGAACGAGCGCGTAAAAGTACGTTTCAGCCCAGAAAATGACCTGGCGTTCTTAGAATAA
- a CDS encoding shikimate kinase has product MKNIILIGYMGSGKSTIGKVLARELNINFIDFDDFLQMKEKRSIKEIFDLKGEIYFRNLEQKYLQEVLKSAPQSVISMGGGTPCYGDNMSLITNSNTTSIYIKVTVEELAVRLFKARAERPLLIHQDTPEKMDEFVRKHLFERSFYYNQAELKVLVDGRTPLEVAQEIKARLF; this is encoded by the coding sequence ATGAAAAATATTATTCTTATAGGATACATGGGTAGTGGAAAATCTACGATAGGGAAAGTTTTAGCGCGTGAATTGAATATAAATTTCATTGATTTTGATGATTTTCTTCAAATGAAAGAAAAAAGGTCCATAAAGGAAATATTTGACCTCAAGGGGGAGATTTACTTTAGAAATTTGGAACAGAAGTATTTACAGGAAGTTCTTAAAAGCGCTCCCCAGAGCGTTATAAGCATGGGTGGGGGTACACCATGTTACGGTGATAATATGTCCCTGATCACAAATTCTAATACTACCAGTATTTACATTAAAGTAACCGTTGAAGAACTTGCAGTTCGGCTTTTTAAAGCTCGAGCAGAACGCCCCTTGCTAATACATCAGGATACACCGGAGAAAATGGATGAATTCGTTAGAAAGCACCTTTTTGAGCGCAGTTTTTACTATAATCAGGCCGAATTAAAGGTGCTTGTAGATGGCAGGACCCCTTTAGAGGTTGCACAGGAGATCAAGGCCAGGTTATTCTAA